A stretch of Microtus pennsylvanicus isolate mMicPen1 chromosome 5, mMicPen1.hap1, whole genome shotgun sequence DNA encodes these proteins:
- the LOC142851277 gene encoding CUB and zona pellucida-like domain-containing protein 1 encodes MKLVPGSYGKERTPLKSSIKAPGTLPMILSSSQDHQGSLSYSNSIRSRTQGHPGRVIVRHKVPQVKFTCKVDGQSAVEIVHASDTQKDHVSYDVSISFLQSPASQNMGVGAPPYTHQREEVFLQATLHSHNPNLRLVVDTCVASPDPSDFTTVKCELIQEGCIKDKSYSDMHTSGKNVAQFKFNAFSFLKSYDVVYLQCKVAVCRIGDHSSRCSQGCTRRGRRGTGSAEAREEPTEYFQTVGPLKIHRAGHQSKALV; translated from the exons ATGAAGCTGGTACCTGGCTCTTATGGGAAGGAAAGGACTCCACTAAAGAGTAGCATCAAGGCTCCAGGTACATTACCTATGATTCTCTCATCCTCTCAGGATCATCAAGGCTCTCTCAGCTACTCCAACTCCATCAGAAGCAgaactcaaggccaccctggccgAGTCATCGTGAGGCACAAGGTGCCCCAGGTGAAGTTCACCTGCAAAGTGGATGGCCAGTCTGCAGTGGAAATTGTGCATGCGAGTGACACTCAGAAGGACCATGTCAGCTACGATGTGTCGATTTCATTCCTCCAGTCGCCTGCATCCCAGAATATGGGGGTTGGAGCTCCTCCTTATACCCATCAGAGGGAAGAGGTCTTCCTGCAGGCCACCCTCCACAGCCACAATCCCAATCTGAGGCTCGTGGTGGATACCTGTGTGGCTTCTCCTGACCCCAGTGATTTCACAACTGTCAAGTGTGAACTGATTCAGGAAGG GTGCATCAAAGACAAATCCTACTCTGACATGCATACCTCTGGGAAGAACGTGGCCCAGTTCAAGTTCAACGCCTTCAGCTTCCTCAAAAGCTACGATGTGGTCTACCTGCAGTGTAAGGTTGCTGTCTGCCGAATCGGAGACCACTCTTCCCGATGCTCACAAGGCTGTACAAGGCGGGGGAGGAGAGGCACAggctctgcagaggccagagaagaaccAACTGAGTACTTCCAAACAGTGGGGCCACTAAAGATCCACAGAGCAGGTCATCAGAGCAAGGCCCTGGTGTGA